The following are from one region of the Carassius auratus strain Wakin chromosome 43, ASM336829v1, whole genome shotgun sequence genome:
- the LOC113061262 gene encoding membrane protein MLC1-like isoform X2: MDIRMQREEASAQEVFSYAQMSTLERNSGVGTLSRHLERERMERDSYTVDVRASDLQLGQPGPLHPCFSYRVWLYSIVIGSSLLIVAAFSLYMGNVFPDAMDYLRCTAGSSIPAAVVSFAIAKNRQVAVSDFQMVYVSSFAVTTTCLVWFGCKLAISPSAININFNLLLLIVLEVLTASTVILSARSVDNCCSHGKPVSDGPAVVTPASFPTRLLKAYAVIEVIVGISTVFGGIIALNLGALLPDPYLSVTFFWILVACFPSAIASHVVAEYPSKHLVEMLIAISSVTSPLLFSASGFLSYSMINFIEIFLLEVPLTKLNDILLLVLMGLLLVQAVLTLATIVKCASYKSQLRTGATEWDTLHKKHSEQQTSNGTLRDFDREKAWKSVVVQMAQ, encoded by the exons ATGGATATCAGGATGCAACGAGAGGAGGCATCAGCTCAGGAAGTGTTCAGCTATGCCCAGATGTCCACCCTGGAGCGAAACAGTGGAGTAGGAACACTGAGTAGGCATCTGGAGCGGGAGAGGATGGAGAGAGACAGCTACACAGTGGATGTCAGGGCCAGTGACCTGCAGTTGGGTCAGCCCGGTCCATTACATCCCTGCTTTAGCTACAGAGTCTGGCTTTACAGCATCGTTATAGGG AGCAGCTTGCTAATAGTGGCAGCTTTCTCCCTCTACATGGGTAATGTGTTTCCAGATGCCATGGACTACCTGCGCTGCACAGCTGGATCT AGTATACCAGCTGCAGTGGTGAGCTTCGCTATTGCCAAGAACAGACAAGTTGCA GTTTCAGACTTTCAAATGGTGTATGTGTCATCCTTTGCTGTGACAACCACGTGTCTGGTGTGGTTCGGTTGTAAACTCGCCATTAGTCCCTCAGCCATCAAT ATTAACTTTAACCTGCTCCTGCTTATTGTGCTGGAGGTGCTCACGGCCAGTACTGTCATCCTGTCAGCACGCTCGGTGGACAACTGCTGCAGTCATGGAAAG CCAGTGTCTGATGGTCCTGCGGTGGTGACCCCGGCTTCGTTCCCCACTCGTCTTCTCAAGGCTTATGCC GTAATTGAGGTTATAGTGGGCATCTCCACTGTATTTGGCGGAATTATTGCTCTCAATTTGGGTGCTCTCCTCCCAGATCCATATCTTTCTGTCACTTTCTTCTGGATTCTAGTAGCT TGTTTCCCCAGTGCCATTGCCAGCCATGTGGTGGCAGAATATCCCAGCAAGCATCTG GTGGAAATGCTGATTGCTATAAGTAGTGTGACTTCACCACTGCTTTTCTCTGCTTCTGGATTTTTGTCCTACAGCATGATTAATTTTATTGAGATCTTTCTGCTTGAAGTGCCATTAACAAAG TTGAATGACATACTGCTGCTTGTGCTGATGGGGCTGCTGCTGGTGCAGGCGGTGCTGACATTAGCCACCATAGTAAAGTGTGCTTCCTACAAGAGCCAGCTCCGCACAGGAGCTACTGAATGGGACACACTACACAAAAAACACTCTGAG CAACAAACATCAAATGGCACACTAAGGGATTTTGACAGAGAGAAGGCATGGAAATCAGTGGTGGTCCAGATGGCCCAGTGA
- the LOC113061262 gene encoding membrane protein MLC1-like isoform X1, producing the protein MDIRMQREEASAQEVFSYAQMSTLERNSGVGTLSRHLERERMERDSYTVDVRASDLQLGQPGPLHPCFSYRVWLYSIVIGSSLLIVAAFSLYMGNVFPDAMDYLRCTAGSSIPAAVVSFAIAKNRQVAVSDFQMVYVSSFAVTTTCLVWFGCKLAISPSAININFNLLLLIVLEVLTASTVILSARSVDNCCSHGKPVSDGPAVVTPASFPTRLLKAYAVIEVIVGISTVFGGIIALNLGALLPDPYLSVTFFWILVACFPSAIASHVVAEYPSKHLVEMLIAISSVTSPLLFSASGFLSYSMINFIEIFLLEVPLTKQLNDILLLVLMGLLLVQAVLTLATIVKCASYKSQLRTGATEWDTLHKKHSEQQTSNGTLRDFDREKAWKSVVVQMAQ; encoded by the exons ATGGATATCAGGATGCAACGAGAGGAGGCATCAGCTCAGGAAGTGTTCAGCTATGCCCAGATGTCCACCCTGGAGCGAAACAGTGGAGTAGGAACACTGAGTAGGCATCTGGAGCGGGAGAGGATGGAGAGAGACAGCTACACAGTGGATGTCAGGGCCAGTGACCTGCAGTTGGGTCAGCCCGGTCCATTACATCCCTGCTTTAGCTACAGAGTCTGGCTTTACAGCATCGTTATAGGG AGCAGCTTGCTAATAGTGGCAGCTTTCTCCCTCTACATGGGTAATGTGTTTCCAGATGCCATGGACTACCTGCGCTGCACAGCTGGATCT AGTATACCAGCTGCAGTGGTGAGCTTCGCTATTGCCAAGAACAGACAAGTTGCA GTTTCAGACTTTCAAATGGTGTATGTGTCATCCTTTGCTGTGACAACCACGTGTCTGGTGTGGTTCGGTTGTAAACTCGCCATTAGTCCCTCAGCCATCAAT ATTAACTTTAACCTGCTCCTGCTTATTGTGCTGGAGGTGCTCACGGCCAGTACTGTCATCCTGTCAGCACGCTCGGTGGACAACTGCTGCAGTCATGGAAAG CCAGTGTCTGATGGTCCTGCGGTGGTGACCCCGGCTTCGTTCCCCACTCGTCTTCTCAAGGCTTATGCC GTAATTGAGGTTATAGTGGGCATCTCCACTGTATTTGGCGGAATTATTGCTCTCAATTTGGGTGCTCTCCTCCCAGATCCATATCTTTCTGTCACTTTCTTCTGGATTCTAGTAGCT TGTTTCCCCAGTGCCATTGCCAGCCATGTGGTGGCAGAATATCCCAGCAAGCATCTG GTGGAAATGCTGATTGCTATAAGTAGTGTGACTTCACCACTGCTTTTCTCTGCTTCTGGATTTTTGTCCTACAGCATGATTAATTTTATTGAGATCTTTCTGCTTGAAGTGCCATTAACAAAG CAGTTGAATGACATACTGCTGCTTGTGCTGATGGGGCTGCTGCTGGTGCAGGCGGTGCTGACATTAGCCACCATAGTAAAGTGTGCTTCCTACAAGAGCCAGCTCCGCACAGGAGCTACTGAATGGGACACACTACACAAAAAACACTCTGAG CAACAAACATCAAATGGCACACTAAGGGATTTTGACAGAGAGAAGGCATGGAAATCAGTGGTGGTCCAGATGGCCCAGTGA
- the LOC113061222 gene encoding LOW QUALITY PROTEIN: traB domain-containing protein-like (The sequence of the model RefSeq protein was modified relative to this genomic sequence to represent the inferred CDS: deleted 1 base in 1 codon) translates to MEQDSNSEDDSVGPAEDDAQPPFPLGLSDSEAVEVLWQVRTQRRQTEPDLPDTVTRLTTPEGSIVYLVGTAHFSDSSKKDVATTIRAVQPDVVVVELCQYRVSMLKMDEKTLLKEAKDINLEKVQQAIKQNGVMSGLMQILLLKVSAHITEQLGMAPGGEFREAFKEAGKVPFCKFHLGDRPIPVTFKRAIAALSLWQKARLAWGLCFLSDPISKEDVEKCKQKDLLEQTMSEMIGEFPALHRTIVAERDIYLTHTLRQAARCVEAPP, encoded by the exons ATGGAACAGGACAGCAACTCAGAG GATGACTCCGTTGGCCCAGCAGAAGATGATGCACAGCCT CCATTTCCTCTCGGACTCT CGGACTCAGAAGCAGTGGAAGTATTGTGGCAAGTGCGTACCCAGCGGCGGCAGACGGAGCCTGATCTGCCGGACACTGTGACCCGTCTCACCACACCTGAGGGCAGTATTGTGTACCTGGTTGGCACCGCCCACTTCAGCGACAGCAGCAAGAAGGATGTTGCCACT ACGATCCGAGCAGTCCAGCCAGATGTGGTGGTGGTGGAGTTATGCCAGTACAGAGTATCCATGCTTAAGATGGATGAGAAAACGCTGCTAAAAGAGGCTAAAGACATTAACTTGGAGAAGGTCCAGCAAGCCATTAAACAG AATGGAGTGATGTCTGGCCTCATGCAGATCTTGCTGCTCAAAGTCTCGGCTCACATTACAGAACAGCTGGGCATGGCCCCCGGAGGAGAGTTTAGAGAAGCCTTTAAGGAG GCAGGAAAAGTGCCCTTCTGTAAATTTCATCTTGGGGATCGGCCCATTCCAGTAACCTTTAAGCGTGCAATAGCTGCTCTCAGCCTGTGGCAGAAAGCTCGTCTGGCCTGGGGACTGTGCTTCCTCTCTGACCCCATCAG CAAGGAGGATGTAGAGAAGTGCAAACAAAAGGATCTTCTGGAGCAGACCATGTCAGAGATGATCGGCGAGTTTCCAGCCCTCCACCGCACTATTGTTGCAGAACGAGACAtctacctcacacacacacttagacaaGCAGCGCGCTGTGTGGAGGCGCCCCCT
- the LOC113061566 gene encoding pannexin-2-like: MQNILEQNLDMATALLAGEKLKELILPGSTQDEKSGVLAGLMVQLKLELPFDRVVTIGTVIIPILLVTLVFTRNFAEESIYCYTPHNFTRDQALYARGYCWTELRDAVPGVDPQLRPSLFEHKFLPYALLAFAGIMYIPALAWEFLASTRLTSELNFLLQEIDNCYHRAAEGRAPKIEKQIQSKGPGITERERREIIENAEKEKSPEQNLFEKYLERRGQSNFLAKLYLGRHLAIICLSSIPITYLSTYYARQRQNEFTCALGEPPDTSSIPELRLNVNCKLPAVQLQRIMAAVDIALLCTMNLIILVNLLHLFVVRKSNFVFDKLHKVGIKTRRRWQKSQFCDINILAMFCNENRDHIKSLNRLDFITNESDLMYDNVVRQLLAALAQSNHDATPTVRDSGNQTIDPSLDPSMLGVGELGGEPSVIKRPRKKMKWIPSSNPLPQPFKEPLNLTRLENSIKADKPKPVRRKNVPDSIIAPLLDSKSTQHPPTNKAAETNNIEKKHTLNLSLDVHPYMLTIQKAKTETVDPEPPPVEHALSNVYIEGPHTVVHVSSSHTEKKESPPLLTTPAFSTATLSTTSYMNGGATNMQPPDSPNVKDPLNQETEPESQPGPFSRNPSHPLLSIHHTLYEDEEEQNRRDRLARPGELIAAGEC, from the exons ATGCAGAACATCCTCGAGCAGAACTTGGACATGGCCACGGCTCTGCTTGCGGGTGAGAAGTTGAAGGAGTTGATCCTGCCGGGTTCCACACAGGATGAGAAGAGCGGTGTACTGGCGGGTCTCATGGTGCAACTCAAACTAGAGTTGCCCTTTGACCGGGTCGTCACCATAGGAACTGTCATCATCCCTATACTGCTGGTCACATTAGTTTTCACACGGAACTTTGCAG AGGAATCTATATATTGCTACACCCCACACAACTTCACACGCGACCAGGCCCTGTATGCCAGAGGCTACTGCTGGACAGAGCTGCGGGATGCAGTGCCTGGAGTCGACCCCCAGCTTCGGCCCTCCTTGTTTGAGCACAAGTTTCTGCCCTACGCTCTGCTGGCCTTCGCAGGCATCATGTACATACCTGCCCTGGCATGGGAGTTCCTGGCCTCCACTCGACTCACCTCTGAGCTCAACTTCCTGCTTCAAGAGATTGACAACTGCTACCACAGGGCGGCCGAAGGCAGAGCACCCAAGATTGAGAAGCAGATCCAGTCCAAGGGGCCGGGGATTACAGAACGTGAGCGGAGGGAGATCATCGAGAACGCAGAGAAGGAGAAGAGCCCCGAGCAGAACCTGTTTGAGAAGTATCTTGAGCGCCGTGGGCAGAGTAACTTTCTGGCTAAGCTGTATTTGGGGCGACATTTAGCCATCATCTGCCTCAGCTCAATACCCATAACGTACCTGAGCACCTACTATGCCCGTCAGAGGCAGAACGAGTTCACTTGCGCGCTTGGCGAGCCGCCGGACACTAGCAGCATCCCTGAACTCCGGCTGAATGTTAACTGCAAGCTCCCAGCTGTGCAGCTCCAGCGCATTATGGCCGCAGTGGACATCGCTTTGCTGTGTACTATGAACCTCATTATCCTTGTGAACTTGCTGCATTTGTTTGTAGTCCGGAAGTCAAATTTCGTCTTCGACAAGCTGCACAAAGTTGGTATCAAAACACGCCGGCGCTGGCAGAAGTCACAATTTTGTGACATTAACATTCTGGCCATGTTCTGTAATGAGAACAGAGACCACATTAAGTCTCTCAACAGACTGGACTTTATCACCAACGAGAGTGACCTCATGTATGATAACGTGGTGCGGCAGCTGCTGGCAGCATTGGCTCAATCCAACCACGATGCCACTCCGACTGTGAGAGACTCTGGGAACCAGACTATTGACCCCAGTTTGGACCCCTCAATGCTGGGTGTGGGAGAATTGGGAGGAGAGCCCTCAGTAATCAAGAGACCCCGCAAGAAGATGAAGTGGATCCCCTCATCTAACCCTCTGCCACAACCTTTTAAG GAACCCTTGAATCTAACCAGACTGGAAAACAGTATAAAGGCAGACAAACCTAAACCAGTCCGAAGGAAGAATGTACCAGATAGCATTATTGCTCCACTTCTGGACAGCAAGAGCACACAACATCCTCCTACTAACAAAG ctGCAGAAACAAATAATATAGAGAAGAAACACACTCTTAACCTCTCGCTGGATGTTCATCCTTACATGCTAACCATCCAGAAAGCAAAAACAGAAACGGTCGATCCTGAGCCACCCCCGGTTGAGCACGCTCTCAGTAATGTGTATATTGAGGGTCCACATACAGTTGTCCATGTCTCCTCTTCTCATACTG AGAAGAAAGAGTCTCCTCCACTGTTGACCACCCCTGCCTTCTCCACAGCCACCCTCTCCACAACATCATATATGAATGGTGGAGCGACCAACATGCAACCTCCAGACTCCCCGAATGTCAAAGATCCTCTCAATCAAGAGACAGAGCCTGAGAGCCAGCCAGGGCCTTTTAGTCGAAACCCCTCACACCCGCTGCTGAGCATCCATCACACACTgtatgaggatgaggaggagcaaAACAGAAGGGACAGACTAGCCAGACCGGGAGAGTTGATTGCTGCTGGAGAGTGTTGA